One window of Perca flavescens isolate YP-PL-M2 chromosome 6, PFLA_1.0, whole genome shotgun sequence genomic DNA carries:
- the cfap418 gene encoding cilia- and flagella-associated protein 418 isoform X1, translating into MSNGASLESTEAQKMDDEDDLDELLDEVEKKFCRNVSVASSACVDQSEAGKCGRNNEGHRKHSATKPEQPLSSVTDDIDELLEELLEEDFSDSPQLKTEAFPKGTQAEKKLPSQSGGRKCCPVFVGGSSVTNGVGTATSKRSCHQLRCTSCDFRVLMFDDCEWDVSCDYLFLRNNMPDHQKLRAKLKKRRGLRAYACQCSWFSTSEPTDLRDQPQLRWVCGKHQD; encoded by the exons ATGTCAAATGGTGCTAGCTTGGAAAGCACCGAAGCCCAAAAGATGGATGATGAAGACGACCTGGACGAACTGCTAGatgaagttgaaaaaaagttttgtcGCAACGTCTCCGTCGCATCTTCGGCTTGCGTGGACCAGAGCGAGGCTGGCAAATGCGGGAGAAACAACGAAgggcacagaaaacacag TGCCACAAAACCTGAACAGCCGTTAAGCAGCGTCACTGACGATATTGACGAGCTTCTGGAAGAACTACTTGAGGAAGACTTCAGCGATTCCCCTCAACTAAAG ACTGAAGCATTTCCTAAAGGAACGCAAGCAGAGAAGAAGCTACCGTCTCAGTCTGGAGGGAGAAA GTGCTGTCCGGTATTCGTTGGCGGGAGCTCTGTCACAAACGGTGTAGGAACAGCCACATCCAAGAG GTCATGCCACCAGTTGAGGTGTACTTCCTGTGACTTCCGGGTGCTGATGTTTGATGACTGTGAGTGGGACGTGTCCTGTGATTACTTGTTCCTCAG gaACAACATGCCGGACCATCAGAAGCTCCGAGCCAAgctgaagaagaggagaggTTTGCGGGCGTACGCCTGCCAGTGCAGCTGGTTCTCCACGTCGGAGCCGACGGACCTCAGAGACCAACCGCAGCTCCGATGGGTCTGTGGCAAACACCAGGACTGA
- the cfap418 gene encoding cilia- and flagella-associated protein 418 isoform X2 has translation MSNGASLESTEAQKMDDEDDLDELLDEVEKKFCRNVSVASSACVDQSEAGKCGRNNEGHRKHSATKPEQPLSSVTDDIDELLEELLEEDFSDSPQLKTEAFPKGTQAEKKLPSQSGGRKCCPVFVGGSSVTNGVGTATSKRSCHQLRCTSCDFRVLMFDDCEWDVSCDYLFLSSSRRTSTNKLQKESNQS, from the exons ATGTCAAATGGTGCTAGCTTGGAAAGCACCGAAGCCCAAAAGATGGATGATGAAGACGACCTGGACGAACTGCTAGatgaagttgaaaaaaagttttgtcGCAACGTCTCCGTCGCATCTTCGGCTTGCGTGGACCAGAGCGAGGCTGGCAAATGCGGGAGAAACAACGAAgggcacagaaaacacag TGCCACAAAACCTGAACAGCCGTTAAGCAGCGTCACTGACGATATTGACGAGCTTCTGGAAGAACTACTTGAGGAAGACTTCAGCGATTCCCCTCAACTAAAG ACTGAAGCATTTCCTAAAGGAACGCAAGCAGAGAAGAAGCTACCGTCTCAGTCTGGAGGGAGAAA GTGCTGTCCGGTATTCGTTGGCGGGAGCTCTGTCACAAACGGTGTAGGAACAGCCACATCCAAGAG GTCATGCCACCAGTTGAGGTGTACTTCCTGTGACTTCCGGGTGCTGATGTTTGATGACTGTGAGTGGGACGTGTCCTGTGATTACTTGTTCCTCAG cagcagcaggagaacGTCGACCAACAAGCTGCAAAAGGAAAGTAATCAGAGTTAA